The stretch of DNA GTGACTGATTGCCGGGAGTCCACATCAAAGCCCCATCACCAGAAATCGGTAATTTCTGGTTAGCAGTCAGAAGCTCCGCTTCTGATGACACCCCAAGGACTGAGGCGCGTATGCGCCGAAGGAGTAGGGTGGGGGTAGTTTACTTCTCTCTCCCCTATACATCACTTTCAAATACTGTTTTGATCATAGATAATTTCGGTACCAAACCGGCGTGATCGCCCATTCATAATTGGGTTCTGAAAGCCGAACTCCAGTCCACAGACGGAACACAACCGGATCACGTCGAGGTCGACGGGACCATGATCCAACTTGCTACTCAGCGCTACTGACTGTACACCGCTGCCAATTCGAAACGAACGTATTTCTCCACGTGAGCTTCTATTCCGCGCGAGTAATAGCTCTTATTTCGAGGTCTGTCTCTGAGTTTCGGGAGAAACACGATGTCGATAACGCCGGTTTCTCGTCGGTTCTACACCGTGGCTTGAAGTGGTCTCTTACGACCACGGGCTCTGGTTTCGATACGAAAAATATAGAGCTCAGAATACGACTGAATATATTTCTTAAGAGATAGTATGGTGGATATGTAGATAACTTGCTTTATTAGCTTGTTTTCTCTCAAACGAGCGACGAATAACGCGTGTCTTTCGAAGTGAGACTCGAACGCTTCTCACAAGGTGTTGTCTCCAACCGGTTATAACGCGATCAACGAACGTCTACGGCCACCGCTGGAGTTCGACTTCTGGGTATTTGTCGACCCAATCATCGGACTCAACTTTTGCACGTTCGTGAATGCGGTGCAGTTCGCGTATCGCATCGTCGTGTTCATCCACACGAATGTCGTGATGCAGTGAGGGTGTGTCCGGATCGTACACCTTGATGGCACAACTTTGAGCTGTGTCCCGACGCTTGTCACCTCCTGCCTCTTCACCTGCTCGCAGGGCAGCGAGGAGTCGCTCGTCGAGTGACAGTTCGGAATCCCTCTCAAAGACTTCCGACATCTTCTCAACTACCTCTGGTCCGGCTAGCATATTTCCGGCAACGGTGTACGTCTCACCATCGATGTGACCGAACCAGTCAACACAGTCATTCCCTGAGAAGACGACCGAATTGCCCCACTGATCAACGCCGTGAACCTGTCGGTGCGACGCATCATCGTCTTTCTCGAGCAGTGTTTCGACTGCATTGTCGATGCTACACTCTTGGTCGAGGAGTCGAGTCGATTTGACACCGATCGGTGTATTGACCATCGACTGTGTCGCAACTACACCGTTGCGCGAAAGAAACGGTGCAGTCGATCCAACACCGATTGCTTTCGTCGCAATCGCGACCCCGTGATTCTCTCCGTCTGTTGCACAGATTGAGTACGTCATCTTACCAGATCTCCTTACGACGGAACTCGTAGACAGTGTACGCAATGATGACTGCCGACATAACGACCGTTCCAAGGATGCCTAATAACACCACACCGGTGAATACCTCGAGACTCACTTGTAGCGGAATCATTCGTTCTCACCTCCGATTGGTGTCCCAACTTCGCGTAGTCGTTCCCACTCGAATTCTCCCGGTCGGAGGAGGGAGATACCGTACGTCAACACGAAGGAGACCCATCCACTCGCGATGACACCCTGGAGATCTCCGACCGTGAAGTACACCCAGTAGCCTACAGTCGTCGCAGCAATGACTGCTATCATGACTGCTGTTGGGTTGGTCTTTTCCCACCAGAGACCGGCGATGATTGGGAAGAGGAACGCGGCATTGATAACGCCTAGGAAGACCAACATCTGTAACATAGTCAGAATCTGGGGGAGACTCAGCAACAGCCCGAAAATACCGACGGCGACGGTCAGGTATTTCCCGTACTGGAGGAGTTCCTCGCTGGTTGCGTCCTCATCAACGTTCGAGGCAATATCGTTCATAATGAGCGTTGAGAGTGAATTGATACTTGCGGCAGTCGTGGAACACAACGCGCTCCAAACTGCAATAAGGAAGAGCCACCCAGCCATCTCTCCGCCGTATATTTCCGCAACGAGCGGTGCGACCTGATTGATTTGATCAGGGGAATCGCCGAAGGCCAAGGCAACGAACGCCAAACTTGCAACGGCAACCGGAACGAGGCTCCATCCGATACCGCTCAGTGAAAACGTTTTCACAACGACGTCACGACGAATCGCGTATGCGCGCTGCCAGAACGTATTGTCCATAAACACTTCTCCTGTCCCGACTATTGCGAATCCGAACAAGAATAGTAGTGCTGCCGGTTCAAAGAGACTGAGTGTCTCTGGAGCGTTCTGCATCATTCCCTCGTAAGTGGGCTCAAATCCAACGTTGAGGTACACGAGTGGTGGAACTATGAGGGCTACCAAGAGAATAAGCAGAACCTGAAAGTATGCTACTCCGGCGACACTCCGAAACCCGCCAAAGTATGAGTAGGTGATAACTGTAATAAAGGTCAAGAAAACAGCGATATAATACGGAATCTCGAATATTTGCTCGAGTAGCACACCGCCGCCAACGCCTTGAGTAACGATCATTCCAAGAATGTATATGATCAGTAACACGAGGAAGAGATAGTAGTTCCGACTGCCGAAACGAGTCCGGTAGTAGTCACCGACAGTCTTCCCGTGTGGGATTATCTGATGAATTCGCTTAGAGAGCATTCCAAACAGGATCACTGCCAATCCACCAGTGAGACCATATCCAGCCGCACCAATAACCCCGTATAGGTACGCGCTTTCTGGCGCAGCAAGCATGGTATTTCCAGTGATCCAGAACGCCAACAGCGATGTCATCCCAAATGCGACACCGAGTTTCCCACTCCCAAGAATGTACTCGTCAGCGTCAGACACTTTTTGCGAGAAGTACCAGCCCGCACCGATGAACCCGGCACCAAGTAAGAGGACGATCCCGATATTGATCCACGGCAAAGTCATGTGTGGTCCTCCTCGTTGAACGGTTCACGATTGCCGTATATTCCCGCGTACGGTGCTGCTAACAGGAATCCGAGAATTACGATTAATCCTATTGCTGCGTATACCCATACCATCATGGTCTGTATGCCAATGACCATCAGATCATCTTAATACTTTCGGGTAATCGTAACACTCCAATCCTGTGTGTCAACGATTGTTATGACTCTCGTGAAATCGCCAAATATCTGCTGTAGTCGGTATTTCTAACGGATCTCCCATTGGAAAGTCTTCGACGCTCCCTCTGCATTCTTAGAAGTCTTGACAGTACCGCTCGAACGCGGGAAGTACGGTTGCGGCGGTACACTCAGCAAACGAGTGTGGTCCAGGTGACCAATGGGGGAAACACGTCTGAATCGGATCTTGCCAACGGAGGTCCGAGGTAAACTCAGGATGGAATTGGACTGTCCAAATCGGTGCGTCTGAATGTCGCGTACAGAAGTATTCGTTGTAGGCAGTCGCTGCGATCGAGCGCATGCCATCCCCTGGGCTGACAACGATATCAGAATGAATGACCGGCACGACTGCGGAGACATCATTCAGCAGTGGGTCGCTAGTCTCGTATTCGCTCATTTTCACGAACTGCTCACGCCGCTGGTCCTCAACAACTTCACCGCCCAGTGCATAATTGATCAGTTGGTGTCCGTAGCAGATTCCAAGAGTAGGGATCGACCGCGCAAGACATCGGCGTACCACCGTCGTCTGTGAGGCCGTCCAGTCGTTCGACTCGTCATATACGCTCGCCGTACTGCCACCAAGTATTAGTCCGTCGTACTGCTCGAGCGACAATGTTCCGTCCCGTCCGGGATATACCCGATACTCGTATTCGTCAAGGTAATCCGTAATCGCAGGCGTGAGACAACGACATGAGGGATCGACCTCGTTGTCGAGGACTAGTATCATGTTGACCCTCCCGATACGGTGATTTGGATAGCAGCGCCGGCGACTCCGATAGCAGACCATGGTCCGTCACTGGGCAGTGAGCCGACCACGTCGAGAGCACTGCTTTCGGCTGACGAGTGAACACTGTTGACGTCCCAACCTAGTCTCATATGTGTCGTCTGATACCCCATCGTCTCACCGCTGTGCTAATCGTGCGAGTGCAATTGCTAAGATTGTCGTTGCTTTTGTACAATCATCCCACGATGTCCACTCCATCGGGTTATGTGAGATGCCGTCCTCGGACGGAGCAAATAACAGTCCGGCATCGGTCACTGTCGCCACGTTCATTGTATCGTGTGCAGCACCGGATGTCATCTCCAGAACGTCGAGTTCGGCGGTAGCTGCAGCCTCTTCAAGGGCATTTCGGCAGCGATCTGCCATCGGTTCTGGCGGGAGATCGTATGGCTGCGTGATCGATACGTCGACGCTACGGGTGTCCTCAATCCGGTCTGCGGTCGCTTCTAGCGTCGAGACAAGTTCCTCCATCGAAGATCGTTCCACGTCGCGAATGTCTACACCGATGGTAACTGATCCTGGTATAACGTTTGTCGCGTTCGGTTCTACCTGTGCCTTACCCACGGTTCCGACTGCTGATTCGGAGTGATCTGTTGCGAGTTGGTTCGCTTTCGATTCAATCTCGAGAATGAATTCGCTCGCGGCCGCCAGTGCATCGGACCGTTCCAGCATGGGTGTCGAACCAGCGTGGTTCGCTTTCCCAGTAATCTCGACGTAGCAGTGGGTAATTCCCGTGATTGTTGTGACGACACCGGCATTCTTCCCCGCATCCTCGAGCTTTGTTCCCTGTTCTACGTGTAACTCGAGCCACGAATCCCATTTCGACGCATCGATTCGACCATCTCCCTGGAAACCGATTTCCTCGAGTGCGGTGTCGAGCCTCGTTCCCGAGTCGTCCTGGAAGCAGTGGGCGTCCTCAACCGACAGTTGGCCGGTAGCGACGGCCGACCCGAGTAATCCGTCGCCGAATCGCTGCCCTTCCTCTTCTGTAAAGCAGAC from Natronolimnobius sp. AArcel1 encodes:
- a CDS encoding DUF1028 domain-containing protein encodes the protein MTYSICATDGENHGVAIATKAIGVGSTAPFLSRNGVVATQSMVNTPIGVKSTRLLDQECSIDNAVETLLEKDDDASHRQVHGVDQWGNSVVFSGNDCVDWFGHIDGETYTVAGNMLAGPEVVEKMSEVFERDSELSLDERLLAALRAGEEAGGDKRRDTAQSCAIKVYDPDTPSLHHDIRVDEHDDAIRELHRIHERAKVESDDWVDKYPEVELQRWP
- a CDS encoding type 1 glutamine amidotransferase, with product MILVLDNEVDPSCRCLTPAITDYLDEYEYRVYPGRDGTLSLEQYDGLILGGSTASVYDESNDWTASQTTVVRRCLARSIPTLGICYGHQLINYALGGEVVEDQRREQFVKMSEYETSDPLLNDVSAVVPVIHSDIVVSPGDGMRSIAATAYNEYFCTRHSDAPIWTVQFHPEFTSDLRWQDPIQTCFPHWSPGPHSFAECTAATVLPAFERYCQDF
- a CDS encoding Zn-dependent hydrolase, which translates into the protein MTPPISQQRLQNDISTNADFGSLEDQDGYGRTALTATEANRRAREFLLERMEDAGLETRIDSVGNIVGRWVPQTADPDAAPVVTGSHLDSVPEGGIFDGPLGVFAGLESIRALQETDVSLTQPIQLVCFTEEEGQRFGDGLLGSAVATGQLSVEDAHCFQDDSGTRLDTALEEIGFQGDGRIDASKWDSWLELHVEQGTKLEDAGKNAGVVTTITGITHCYVEITGKANHAGSTPMLERSDALAAASEFILEIESKANQLATDHSESAVGTVGKAQVEPNATNVIPGSVTIGVDIRDVERSSMEELVSTLEATADRIEDTRSVDVSITQPYDLPPEPMADRCRNALEEAAATAELDVLEMTSGAAHDTMNVATVTDAGLLFAPSEDGISHNPMEWTSWDDCTKATTILAIALARLAQR